Proteins encoded in a region of the Dorea longicatena genome:
- a CDS encoding 1-deoxy-D-xylulose-5-phosphate reductoisomerase, giving the protein MKKIAILGSTGSIGTQTLEVVRENGDIEVLGLAAGSNIKMLEEQIREFHPQIVAVWSEEKADELRVNVADTDTKIVAGMDGLLEVATMKGTEILVTAVVGMIGIRPTIEAIKAGKDIALANKETLVTAGHIIMPLAKKMGVSILPVDSEHSAIFQSLQGNDHGALHKILLTASGGPFRGKKSEELMEIKVEDALKHPNWSMGRKITIDSSTMVNKGLEVIEAKWLFNVDVDQVQVVVQPQSIIHSMVEYVDGAIIAELGTPDMKLPIQYALYYPERRFLPGDRVDFWTLGKLEFEKPDTDTFYGLELAYEAGRKGGSLPTVFNAANELAVSQFLNREIKYLEITEIIEDCMKAHKNIKNPTLEQILETEAATYERINSRR; this is encoded by the coding sequence ATGAAAAAGATAGCAATTTTAGGTTCTACAGGTTCCATTGGAACACAGACCCTGGAAGTGGTAAGAGAGAATGGAGATATCGAAGTACTCGGACTGGCTGCAGGCAGCAATATCAAGATGCTGGAAGAACAGATCAGGGAATTCCACCCACAGATCGTGGCTGTATGGTCGGAAGAAAAAGCAGACGAATTACGTGTTAATGTAGCAGATACAGATACAAAGATTGTTGCAGGCATGGATGGACTTCTGGAAGTTGCAACGATGAAGGGAACAGAGATCCTTGTAACGGCTGTTGTCGGTATGATCGGTATCCGTCCGACAATTGAGGCAATCAAAGCAGGAAAAGACATTGCACTTGCCAATAAAGAGACGCTGGTAACGGCAGGACATATCATTATGCCGCTGGCAAAAAAGATGGGAGTATCCATTCTTCCGGTGGACAGCGAGCACAGTGCAATCTTCCAGTCTTTACAGGGAAATGATCACGGAGCACTTCATAAGATCCTTCTGACAGCATCCGGCGGACCGTTCCGTGGAAAGAAATCGGAAGAACTGATGGAGATCAAGGTGGAAGATGCATTGAAGCATCCTAACTGGTCAATGGGACGTAAGATCACGATCGATTCATCTACAATGGTAAACAAAGGTCTTGAAGTTATTGAAGCCAAGTGGTTATTTAATGTAGATGTGGATCAGGTACAGGTTGTGGTACAGCCGCAGAGTATCATTCATTCGATGGTAGAATATGTAGACGGCGCAATTATTGCAGAACTTGGAACACCGGATATGAAGCTCCCAATCCAGTATGCACTGTATTATCCGGAAAGAAGATTCCTTCCGGGGGACAGAGTAGATTTCTGGACACTGGGCAAACTGGAATTTGAGAAGCCGGATACAGACACATTCTACGGACTGGAACTTGCATATGAAGCAGGAAGAAAAGGCGGAAGTCTTCCGACTGTATTCAATGCGGCAAATGAACTTGCAGTCAGCCAGTTCCTCAACAGAGAGATCAAGTATCTGGAAATCACGGAGATCATTGAGGACTGTATGAAAGCGCATAAGAATATTAAAAATCCAACGCTGGAACAGATTCTGGAGACAGAAGCAGCGACCTATGAGAGAATCAACAGCAGGAGGTAA
- a CDS encoding holin, whose protein sequence is MKAKDWKKWAKCAGIRAIKTVAQTAIATIGTVTVLGQIDTKLVISTSMLAGILSLLTSITGLPECNSENK, encoded by the coding sequence ATGAAAGCAAAAGATTGGAAAAAATGGGCTAAATGTGCCGGTATTAGGGCAATAAAGACTGTCGCGCAGACCGCCATAGCAACAATTGGAACCGTAACTGTACTTGGGCAGATAGACACGAAATTAGTAATTTCCACATCCATGCTGGCCGGAATATTATCACTGCTAACCAGTATTACCGGTTTGCCGGAATGTAATTCCGAAAACAAATAA
- a CDS encoding isoprenyl transferase — translation MNVPQHVAIILDGNGRWAKAKGMPRNYGHAQGSKNVERICEEAWRMGIKYLTVYAFSTENWNRPDDEVNALMKLLRNYMKTCLKTAAKNDMKVRVIGDITRLDEDIQKRILELEEATKNNGGLNFQIAINYGSRDEMIRAIRKIAKDCVDGKVDPAEIKEETFEQYLDTKGIPDPDLMIRTSGELRLSNYLLWQLAYTEFYFTDVPWPDFSKEELEKAIETYNHRDRRYGGVKEEEEQNV, via the coding sequence ATGAATGTGCCACAACATGTTGCGATCATATTGGATGGAAACGGACGCTGGGCAAAAGCAAAAGGAATGCCGCGCAATTACGGTCATGCACAGGGCAGTAAGAATGTAGAGCGTATCTGCGAAGAAGCGTGGAGAATGGGCATTAAATATCTGACGGTCTACGCATTTTCCACAGAGAACTGGAATCGTCCGGACGATGAAGTCAATGCTCTGATGAAGCTGCTTCGTAATTACATGAAGACCTGTCTGAAAACGGCTGCAAAGAATGATATGAAAGTCCGCGTGATCGGGGATATCACAAGACTGGATGAAGACATTCAGAAGAGAATTCTGGAACTGGAAGAAGCAACAAAGAATAATGGCGGTCTGAATTTCCAGATCGCGATTAATTATGGAAGCCGTGATGAGATGATCCGTGCGATCCGTAAGATTGCAAAAGACTGCGTGGATGGAAAAGTGGATCCGGCTGAGATCAAAGAAGAAACATTTGAGCAATATCTGGATACAAAAGGAATCCCGGATCCGGATTTGATGATCCGTACCAGCGGGGAGCTTAGGCTTTCCAATTATCTGTTATGGCAGCTTGCCTATACAGAATTTTATTTTACAGATGTTCCGTGGCCGGATTTCAGTAAAGAAGAGCTGGAAAAGGCGATTGAAACATACAATCACCGTGACAGACGTTATGGTGGTGTGAAGGAGGAAGAAGAACAGAATGTTTAA
- a CDS encoding phosphatidate cytidylyltransferase has product MFKTRLLSGIVLVIILIATVGTGGGLLFGFLALISLIGLSELYKVVDVQNKILGLTGYLGAVVYYGILYTGQMQYMTLLTIAFLVVLMAVYVFSFPTFKAEQVMTVFFGVFYVAVMLSYVYQTRMLEDGAVAVWLIFLSSWGCDTCAYCAGMLLGKHKMAPKLSPKKSVEGGIGGIVGAALLGAIFAVAANKITGAGVNPAQYAVICGVGGMISQIGDLAASAIKRNHDIKDYGKLIPGHGGILDRFDSVIFTAPIIYYLATFLAGRL; this is encoded by the coding sequence ATGTTTAAGACGAGATTATTAAGTGGGATTGTTCTGGTTATCATCTTAATTGCAACGGTTGGAACCGGCGGTGGTTTACTGTTTGGATTTCTGGCACTGATCAGTCTGATCGGACTGTCAGAGCTTTATAAAGTTGTGGATGTGCAGAACAAGATATTAGGACTTACCGGTTATCTGGGAGCTGTTGTATATTATGGAATTTTATATACCGGACAGATGCAGTATATGACACTTCTTACGATTGCATTTCTGGTAGTACTGATGGCGGTGTATGTGTTTTCATTCCCGACATTTAAGGCAGAGCAGGTAATGACGGTGTTCTTTGGCGTATTCTATGTTGCAGTGATGTTGTCTTATGTGTACCAGACCAGAATGCTGGAAGACGGAGCCGTTGCAGTATGGCTGATCTTTTTAAGCTCCTGGGGGTGTGATACCTGTGCGTACTGTGCAGGCATGCTTCTTGGAAAACACAAGATGGCACCGAAGTTAAGCCCAAAGAAATCCGTAGAAGGCGGAATCGGCGGAATTGTCGGAGCTGCATTACTGGGTGCAATCTTTGCAGTTGCAGCAAATAAGATTACAGGAGCTGGTGTGAATCCGGCACAGTATGCGGTTATTTGCGGAGTTGGCGGTATGATCTCGCAGATCGGAGATCTGGCAGCTTCAGCGATCAAACGTAATCATGATATCAAAGATTACGGGAAACTGATCCCGGGACATGGCGGAATCCTTGACAGATTTGACAGTGTTATCTTTACAGCACCGATCATTTATTATCTTGCAACATTCCTTGCAGGAAGATTGTAG
- the rseP gene encoding RIP metalloprotease RseP yields the protein MGIILAILLFSFIIFFHELGHFLLAKKNGIDVDEFAIGMGPAIYSKEYKGTKYAVRILPIGGFCAMGEDEEANDSPNNFNNKSVWARISVIAAGPVFNFILAFIFAMIITAMVGYDKPVIGAVESGYPAAEAGLKKGDEIVQMGNKKIHIFREVSFYNQFHSNEDVAVTVLRNGKEKTVTLTPKMDKELGYKRLGIGSSGYSKANLLTAFQYGGYEVKFWICTTVDSLKMLVTGQIGVNELSGPVGIVSTVDTTYKESRSYGVFAVVVQMLNMAILLSANLGVMNLLPLPALDGGRLVFLFVEAIRGKRVPPEKEGYVHLAGIILLMLLMVFVMFNDINRIFLGR from the coding sequence TTGGGAATTATATTAGCAATCTTATTATTCAGCTTCATCATATTTTTTCATGAGCTGGGTCATTTCTTACTGGCGAAGAAAAATGGAATTGATGTAGATGAGTTTGCTATAGGAATGGGACCGGCAATCTATTCAAAAGAATATAAAGGGACCAAATACGCCGTGCGTATCCTTCCGATCGGAGGGTTCTGTGCGATGGGGGAAGACGAAGAAGCGAATGATTCGCCGAACAATTTTAATAACAAATCTGTCTGGGCGAGAATCTCTGTCATAGCGGCAGGGCCTGTGTTCAACTTTATCCTGGCTTTTATATTTGCCATGATCATTACAGCGATGGTCGGCTATGATAAGCCGGTGATCGGAGCAGTAGAATCAGGCTATCCTGCTGCAGAAGCAGGCCTGAAAAAAGGTGATGAGATCGTACAGATGGGAAACAAAAAGATCCATATCTTCCGTGAAGTCAGCTTTTACAATCAGTTTCATTCTAATGAGGATGTGGCTGTTACCGTGTTAAGAAACGGAAAAGAAAAGACGGTCACACTGACACCAAAGATGGATAAAGAACTGGGCTATAAGAGATTAGGAATAGGAAGTTCCGGTTATAGCAAGGCAAATCTGTTGACGGCTTTTCAATATGGCGGATATGAAGTGAAATTCTGGATATGTACAACTGTCGATAGCTTGAAGATGCTTGTGACAGGCCAGATTGGAGTAAATGAACTTTCGGGCCCTGTGGGAATTGTAAGTACTGTAGATACAACCTATAAAGAAAGCCGTTCTTATGGAGTATTTGCAGTTGTGGTACAGATGTTAAATATGGCAATATTGTTGTCTGCGAATCTTGGTGTTATGAATTTGCTGCCACTCCCGGCATTAGATGGGGGACGTCTGGTATTTCTTTTTGTGGAGGCAATCAGAGGAAAACGTGTGCCACCAGAGAAAGAGGGATATGTACATCTGGCAGGAATCATACTATTGATGTTGTTGATGGTATTTGTAATGTTTAATGATATTAATAGAATATTTTTGGGCAGGTAG
- the frr gene encoding ribosome recycling factor, with amino-acid sequence MNERLKPFEEKMKKTIGNLDGELSAIRAGRANPNVLNKIMVDYYGTPTPIQQVANVSVPEARMIQIQPWEKKMVREIEKAIMTSDLGINPTNDGTTVRLLFPELTEDRRKELVKDVKKKGEAAKVAIRNIRRDGIDSVKKLKGSDVSEDEMKDMEDDLQKLTDKYVKEVDKAVEAKSKEVMTV; translated from the coding sequence ATGAATGAAAGATTAAAACCATTTGAAGAAAAAATGAAGAAAACAATCGGAAATCTGGACGGAGAACTTTCTGCAATCCGTGCAGGCCGTGCAAATCCGAACGTTCTGAATAAGATCATGGTAGACTATTATGGAACACCGACACCAATCCAGCAGGTAGCAAACGTATCCGTACCGGAAGCACGTATGATTCAGATCCAGCCATGGGAAAAGAAAATGGTAAGAGAGATTGAAAAAGCAATCATGACTTCAGATCTGGGGATTAATCCGACGAATGACGGAACAACTGTACGTCTTCTTTTCCCTGAATTAACAGAAGATCGAAGAAAAGAACTGGTAAAGGATGTTAAGAAAAAGGGCGAAGCAGCCAAAGTTGCGATTCGTAATATCCGTCGTGATGGAATCGATTCTGTTAAGAAACTGAAAGGTTCCGATGTGTCAGAAGATGAAATGAAAGATATGGAAGATGATCTTCAGAAACTGACAGACAAATATGTAAAAGAAGTTGATAAAGCTGTAGAAGCAAAATCAAAAGAGGTTATGACAGTATAA